CGATGTTTTCGTTATCGACGTAGTCCAGCGACCGGAGATATTCGAGGCTGTCGGGGCCACCGTAGCCGTTTTTGAACGCTGGCGGGTCCGAGTAGCCGTGGCCGGTCTGGTCGATAGCGAGAACCACGAAACCTCGCCTTGCGTACTCGATAGCGAACGGCGACTGCGTCTCCTTCGAGTTGATGTAGCCGTGGACGGCTAACACCCCCGGCTGTGGGGAAGCGCTGCTCGCCTCCTCAGGGATGTACAGCGTCCCGCTCATCATCGTCCCGTTGGTCCCGGAGAACTTCACGTCGCGAACCTCGACGGAACCGGCGTCTGTTTGTACTGTCCATGCGAGCCCGCTCCCGCTGAATATCAGGAGTAGCGACACTGCAGCGACGAACCACAGTCGTCTATCATCGTTCATGATAATACCACGGACGCAGGTGAGACACTCAGTGAATTAAACTTACTGTAAACTCCAAGCCAACGGTAAAGAATTGGGAACGGCGCTGGAAACGGTGTTCTAACCCGTTGAAATGGGTGGCAGGTTCCACCCGCGTACTGGGCAGTGCTCCGATTCCCACTTCATTACCAATTATTCGGCGTTATCAATAAACCGGTTTATCGGGCATCTACGGTCACAAATAGCCACTTCAGTTTCAATTACTCGCCCCATGGACGAGGTTACGCGCCGCCGAGTTCGTTGGTCCAGAGGTGTTCGATGTCAGCTTCGAGATCAGCCGTATCGAGCGCTTCGACGCCCGACAGGTGCTCGCGGGCGTCCGTGAGATGCTGCTGGACCGCGGCCACGTCGTCAACCGACTTCGCGGCACAGAGCGACACCCGTGCTCGGTTGATTTCCAGCCGCTCCCCGAGCGCCTGCGTCACCGGGATGTCGTGCTCGTCGCCGAGCTGTGCCATGCGGTCTAGCACGCTCGTCGGGACTTCCAGCTGGGCCGCGAGCTCCCGGGACGGCAGATCGACCGTGATATCGATCGTCTCACACTCGCTCTCACCCCACGGCGCGATAACGTACTCCTGCCCCTCTGTGGACATATAACGTGGGACAGTCCGGACACTCATATTTACTCACAGGCTAACAGGAAGAATGAGGCGTATACCGGTCGGTTCGTCGGTGTTAGTCGTCGGCTTCGGCGGCCGCTGGCCGGGGAATCGTCACCTCCGTGAGCCCCGCTTCGATTTCCTCGCGTCTGCCCTCGAACTTCCCGGGCAGCACCAGCCGGCCACCGAGGTCGTCAAGCGGTTCGTCGCTGTCGTACCCGGGGCCGCTCGTGGCGAGTTCAAACAGCACGCCGCCGAACTCCCGGAAGTAGACCGACCGGAACCAGTGGCGGTCGATCTGTGATGTGGGGCGCAGTCCCGCACCGCGAACGGCCTCACGCATCGACTGCTGGTCCTCGTCGGTTGGCGTCTGGAAGGCGACGTGGTGGACCGTGCCGTGGCCCTGCCGGCCGCCCTCGATAGTCGGCAACACGTCGACGTACTTCCCGACAGACCCCGTCGCGGCGTAGCGGGTCCGCTCGTCGCCGGGCGTATCGCCCTGTGCCTGCTCGGTGCCGACTTCCTCGAAGCCCATCTTCTGGAGCAGGTCCTCCGTCGGTTCGGGGTCAGCGAGCCAGAGCGTCACCGAGTGGAAGCCACGGATGGCGGCGTCTTCGGGAACGAACTCCGTCCACGGCTCGGTCGGGTCGTCGTCGGGAATCCCGACTTCGACCAGTTCGACCGGGAGCCCGTCCGGGTCGCGAAACGGGAGGACGGTCTCGCCGAACCGCTCGACACGGTCGTCGTAGTCGACGCCGTACTCGTCGAAGCGGTCCTCCCAGTAGTCGAGGCTTCCCTCGGGAACGCGGAACGCGGTGCGTGAGACCTGTCCAGAGCCGACCTTCCCCTGTGCGTGGTCCTCCCACGGGAAGAACGTCATGCTCGTCCCGGGGTTCCCCGCGGCGTCGGCGAAGAAGAAGTGGTACGTACTGGGGTCGTCCTGGTTGATCGAGCGCTTGACGAGCCTGAGCCCGAGCGTTTCGACCCAGAAGTCCATGTTCTGCTGGGGATCGCTCGCGATGCATGTGACGTGATGGATGCCCGGTGTAGGGGTGGCTTCGGTCATTGGGAGCAATACGTGCCGGAACTACTTGAGTGACTGCTGACGTGAGTGTTACCGGGGTACAGTCGGTGGAAGCTGTTGGCACTGGCGAGTCATGCGACGGACAGCAGTTATATATGACACTGGTGGGACATTCGCGTATGGCAGACGCGGACCGGACAGCGATTCTCGGCGGGACCTTCACACCGATTCACAACGGCCACCGGGCGCTCCTACACAAGGCGTTCCAGACCGCAAGCCACGACGGACGTGGCGATGGCCACGTCATCGTCGGTCTGACGAGTTCCAAGCTGGCTACAGAGACGCGTAGCGACCCGGGACACGCGGAGCAGTTGGGTGCGTACGACGACCGCCATGCCGCGCTCGATGCCGAGTTGGCCCAGTTAGGCGAGTCATACACCGCCACTTACGAGATTCTCCAAT
The genomic region above belongs to Haloarcula hispanica ATCC 33960 and contains:
- a CDS encoding ring-cleaving dioxygenase, which codes for MTEATPTPGIHHVTCIASDPQQNMDFWVETLGLRLVKRSINQDDPSTYHFFFADAAGNPGTSMTFFPWEDHAQGKVGSGQVSRTAFRVPEGSLDYWEDRFDEYGVDYDDRVERFGETVLPFRDPDGLPVELVEVGIPDDDPTEPWTEFVPEDAAIRGFHSVTLWLADPEPTEDLLQKMGFEEVGTEQAQGDTPGDERTRYAATGSVGKYVDVLPTIEGGRQGHGTVHHVAFQTPTDEDQQSMREAVRGAGLRPTSQIDRHWFRSVYFREFGGVLFELATSGPGYDSDEPLDDLGGRLVLPGKFEGRREEIEAGLTEVTIPRPAAAEADD
- a CDS encoding phosphopantetheine adenylyltransferase produces the protein MADADRTAILGGTFTPIHNGHRALLHKAFQTASHDGRGDGHVIVGLTSSKLATETRSDPGHAEQLGAYDDRHAALDAELAQLGESYTATYEILQLEDTQGPAATRADVDALVASPEAKAQRRAYELNQQRRDAGLHPLEIHTPPFVVAEDGTRISSTRIRNGEIDVHGRLLDASE